One Helianthus annuus cultivar XRQ/B chromosome 7, HanXRQr2.0-SUNRISE, whole genome shotgun sequence genomic region harbors:
- the LOC110869186 gene encoding vacuolar protein sorting-associated protein 35B, whose translation MLFLPKRVIETQGDMPVVGAITLYVSLLTFTLHFHPDRLDYVDQVLLGPCLKILSNKPKLEDSRATKQVVALLSAPLEKYSDIFTSLTLSNYSRVMDHLDSGTNKIMAMVIIQSIMTNQACVSSVDKVDALFELTKGLIKDLEGDSDDEFFTTFSVATKSRFRLRVFLIKGSRIWLLTWTR comes from the exons ATGTTGTTCCTCCCAAAACGG GTTATTGAAACTCAAGGTGACATGCCGGTTGTTGGAGCCATTACTTTGTATGTTTCTCTTCTCACATTTACTCTTCATTTTCATCCTGACCGGCTTGATTATGTGGATCAAGTGCTGCTG GGACCATGTCTCAAGATACTTTCTAACAAACCAAAGCTTGAAGATAGTAGAGCTACAAAACAAGTTGTTGCCCTTTTGAGTGCACCGCTGGAGAAATATAGTGATATCTTCACTTCTTTGACATTATCTAATTATTCTCGAGTCATGGATCACCTTGATAGCGGAACTAATAAAATCATGGCTATGGTTATTATCCAAAGTATAATGACAAACCAAGCTTGTGTATCATCTGTTGACAAG GTTGACGCTCTTTTTGAATTAACTAAAGGGCTTATTAAGGATCTGGAGGGAGATTCAGACGATGAG TTTTTTACTACCTTTTCAGTGGCAACGAAGTCGAGATTCAGACTGAGGGTGTTTTTAATCAAAGGATCCAGAATTTGGCTCTTAACCTGGACAAG GTGA
- the LOC110867491 gene encoding 21 kDa protein, with amino-acid sequence MVSKIAIPLIFLAVVYLARTTIATGVNPSSSFIKSSCATVRYPALCEESLSPFAKTIQNSPAQLAHTALAVSLKQSQSTQDYLNKLKRFKGLTPRERSAIGDCLEIVSDSLGRVSKSMKELKNCERAKGQQFLWHMNNVQTWVSSALTDENTCTDGFGGRVMESRIKTSVRAQIASIAQVTSNALALVNNYAQKH; translated from the coding sequence ATGGTATCTAAAATAGCCATACCACTCATTTTTCTAGCCGTGGTCTACCTCGCTAGAACAACGATCGCCACCGGTGTCAACCCGTCATCAAGCTTCATCAAGTCTTCATGCGCGACCGTTAGGTACCCCGCCTTATGTGAAGAGTCACTTTCCCCTTTCGCAAAAACTATCCAAAACAGCCCGGCCCAATTAGCCCACACCGCGTTGGCAGTGAGCCTTAAACAATCCCAGTCCACTCAAGACTACCTAAACAAGCTAAAAAGGTTTAAAGGGTTGACGCCCCGCGAACGGTCCGCCATTGGAGATTGTTTGGAAATAGTGAGTGATAGTTTGGGCCGGGTCAGCAAGTCTATGAAGGAGCTCAAGAATTGTGAACGTGCCAAGGGTCAGCAGTTCCTCTGGCACATGAATAATGTTCAAACATGGGTTAGCTCTGCATTGACTGATGAGAACACGTGTACGGATGGGTTCGGTGGTCGGGTCATGGAGAGTCGGATCAAAACTTCGGTTCGTGCTCAAATTGCTAGTATTGCACAGGTTACTAGCAACGCTCTAGCACTTGTTAACAACTATGCCCAAAAGCATTAG